The following DNA comes from Candidatus Neomarinimicrobiota bacterium.
TAAATTCTGAAAAATGTAGTCGCGACCTTATAGGATGTCAAGGTTTTTCAGCAAATTCCACGCCTGCCTTGAAGTATTACTTTCATCGCCCTCAGGCTTCATCAAACCACCGCTTTTTATCCCGCATAAGGCCACAGAATATATAAAAACGACCTTGTAGCTGCTATTTTCACAGCGCCTATTTACAACCACCCGGTTTTAAAGCACAAATCGTGCCATAGGCGACTAGCCGCTTCGTTTCCTCGCTAATCATTACCCAGGAGCCTGCAAGAGTACATCCCGACGATTGGCCGACGGGAAAAGTTTACCCGGGTACAACTGTTTTCCCAGCCCTTGCGAAGATTGATAAGATATGAAAACGGGCAGCCCCGTTGATACGGGGCTGCCCGGAGCCAACATTTTCAGCGCCGTACTAGAACCTAACCGTCAGACCCACGTTGAAGGAACGCGGTATACCGAAGAACACCTCGGCATCGTCGGCGTCGTGGTCATAGTCCCACGCATTATAAGCACTATTATCAGTCGCATCCTGGATGTAAGCTGTATCCAAAAGGTTGAACACGTGGGCGAAGGCCTGTAGTCTTACACCGGCGAGATTGAAGGGCAGATCATAAACTGCATGGAAATCTATCAGCTCATAATCCGGGATTCGCCAGCTCTGGCGTCGATCTCCCCCGCTTGTACGGCTGAATGGGTCCCAACCCGCATAGTAGTTGGCGTAGGACTTAAGAACCAGCTGGGCAGTGAGCCCTTTCAGCGGAAATACGGACAGCATCAGGGCCGTCTGAACTTGGGGGGCATCACCGATTTTCAGGTCTTTTATATAAAAGGTCAAGGTGTCAAATACCTCTGCTCCGAAGTCCGGGCGATAGGTCCCCTGCACGTCGTCCGTGTAGATCCAGTCACCGAAGGATCCTGCCATATCGATTCTTAGCAGCTTTCCGGGCTGGAAAGAGGCCTCCACTTCATACCCGGAATGGTAGGAGTCCACACCCCGTAAACTGACCAGGCCTTCCTCCCCACTTTCTTTCACAACACCCACGTTGAAGTTGCGGTCTTCCCACATGGTGCGGTAGTAGTTCACCGTAACGGCCAGCCGGCCAGCGGAATCTGTCAAGTGCACACCGAACTCGCGTGACGTGAAAGTTTCCGGCACCGGATTATCGTTGGTCACACCGGCATAGTCATCAATCACGAAATCAAAGATGGGTGGTTTCCGGATTTGACCATAGTTCCCAAAAATGCTCAGCTCATTAGACACCCTATAGCTGATACCGCCTTTGAACTGCATGGTGTAGATAGCTGGAGGTGCCGAAACAAGCTCGTCTCCATTGGGATCGGCTATCATGACAGTATCGGGAACGGTAATCTGGACCAGATCAACCGAACGGAAATGATTGGTATAGGTGTAGGCAATCTTGGACCAGCCAAACATCCCATAGGCTGCTAAGGGACCGCTCTTGTACTCGGTCTGACCCGTGATGCCCAGCCAATCCACCGTGTTGGTGAAGTGGTAGGCCATCTTATTGCCCAAAGCCTTCTTCTGATTCGCCAGCGTACTGGTCGAGTCAACGCTTTTCCCATCCGCGCTAAGCACCACGTCAAAATCATTATCCTTAGATACGAAATAATCGCCGCCGAGAAGATCGCGCACCTCTCGGTAGTGATCTATCTCCGCGATACGCCAGTCGACACCGGCGGTGAATTTCAACTCGTCACTCAGATCATAGTTGAACTTGGAAATCGCACCGATGGACCACTGATTGTTCCTGCTGTTACGGAGAATACCGACGGATTCACCCTTCTTTTTAGTATACTCCCCTTTGTCCATCCAGTAATGCGTGGAATCACGATTGATCGCAATCGTGGCATCCCAATCCCAGCTCCAGGGAGATCCATAATAGTAGTACTTTCCTTTAACATTATTGAACGTACCCGGGACAAAAATGGAGTCAACCGTACCCTCCCAGCGCTGGTGCATGACATTACCATAAGTTCCTGTACCGCCACCCTGACCACCAGACCAGTATACTATTGACGAGAGCCGCATCTGGTCATTAAAAGTATGATACCAGTTCAGGTTAACCTGCGGCTTATGGAAGAAATTCTCTCTCTCGTTGAGAAAGGCCTTATCGTATCGCTCTCCCTTTTTGCGTTCGGTGTACATAGCCCAGTACTGCTTACCAGCATAATCGGTTACCGTGTTCCAGTTCTGGTTATAATCCCGACCTACCTCATGGTATTTGTCAAAGATGTCGGGGATACCATTATGACCCGCAACGATAGCGCCTGTGCTATCAATCTTCTGTTCATCCTGATTCAAGACATCATCATCATAAACATCTTCTGCAAAACTCTGGCTATACACGGCAATATTCTGACGGTTCGTATTCTGACCGTGTTGCTGTGGAGCCCCTAGAGCATAAAACTCGAAGC
Coding sequences within:
- a CDS encoding TonB-dependent receptor plug domain-containing protein, whose translation is ASRLSALEVRASRATRETPVAYTNIEKADMDMRLGSRDIPMVMNTTPSVYATLQGGGAGDARVNVRGFNQQNVAIMINGVPVNDMENAWVYWSNWDGVGDATSSIQMQRGLSAVNLATPSIGGTMNIITDPSAHKAGGMFKQEFGEWGFLKSTLNFHSGLLANKFAFSGTLVKKTGDGFYQATWTDAYAYYFGASYQMGKNDRFEFYALGAPQQHGQNTNRQNIAVYSQSFAEDVYDDDVLNQDEQKIDSTGAIVAGHNGIPDIFDKYHEVGRDYNQNWNTVTDYAGKQYWAMYTERKKGERYDKAFLNERENFFHKPQVNLNWYHTFNDQMRLSSIVYWSGGQGGGTGTYGNVMHQRWEGTVDSIFVPGTFNNVKGKYYYYGSPWSWDWDATIAINRDSTHYWMDKGEYTKKKGESVGILRNSRNNQWSIGAISKFNYDLSDELKFTAGVDWRIAEIDHYREVRDLLGGDYFVSKDNDFDVVLSADGKSVDSTSTLANQKKALGNKMAYHFTNTVDWLGITGQTEYKSGPLAAYGMFGWSKIAYTYTNHFRSVDLVQITVPDTVMIADPNGDELVSAPPAIYTMQFKGGISYRVSNELSIFGNYGQIRKPPIFDFVIDDYAGVTNDNPVPETFTSREFGVHLTDSAGRLAVTVNYYRTMWEDRNFNVGVVKESGEEGLVSLRGVDSYHSGYEVEASFQPGKLLRIDMAGSFGDWIYTDDVQGTYRPDFGAEVFDTLTFYIKDLKIGDAPQVQTALMLSVFPLKGLTAQLVLKSYANYYAGWDPFSRTSGGDRRQSWRIPDYELIDFHAVYDLPFNLAGVRLQAFAHVFNLLDTAYIQDATDNSAYNAWDYDHDADDAEVFFGIPRSFNVGLTVRF